A genomic segment from Rhodospirillum centenum SW encodes:
- the tkt gene encoding transketolase — translation MHQSASNGSANGIFFDGIPHADLANAVRALSMDAVEAAKSGHPGLPLGMADVATVLFTRFLKFDAARPRWPDRDRFVLSAGHGSMLLYSLLHLTGHEDMPLEELKRFRQLGSRTAGHPEFGLAAGIEMTTGPLGQGIATAVGMALAERVLNARFGDDLVDHYTYVIASDGDLMEGVSHEAGSLAGHLDLSRLIVLWDDNRICIDGPTEMSFTDDTLARFRAYGWDVQTIDGHDAHQIATAIEYARTTDAPSLIACRTVIGYGAPTKAGTAASHGSPLGAAEVEGVRKALNWPHAPFEVPEPVRRAWRTAGRRWAEAADAWEERLATAGHELREAFRQAVDGRLPAEADAIIDRIKREASETKPAVATRQASGTVLDALVPTVPELLGGSADLTGSNNTKAKNVPIIRKGSYGGRYLHYGVREHGMAAAMNGLALHGGVIPFGGTFLTFSDYCRPSIRLSALMKQRVVYVMTHDSIGLGEDGPTHQPVEHMAALRCIPGLLVFRPADAVETAEVWQIALHQKARPSVLALTRQNLPTLRTVHHEENLSARGAYVLREATGERQVTLLATGSEVAIAVAARDLLEADGIGTAVVSMPSWELFEEQPAEYRAGVLGSGVRVAVEAMVRFGWDRWTGAADGTPGAFVGMPGFGESGPYQDLYRHFGITPEGVAAAARARL, via the coding sequence ATGCACCAGTCCGCTTCCAACGGGTCCGCCAACGGCATCTTCTTCGACGGCATTCCCCATGCCGATCTGGCGAACGCCGTGCGTGCCCTGTCGATGGACGCGGTGGAGGCCGCGAAGTCCGGCCACCCCGGCCTGCCGCTGGGCATGGCGGACGTGGCGACGGTGCTGTTCACCCGCTTCCTGAAGTTCGACGCGGCCCGGCCGCGCTGGCCCGACCGTGACCGCTTCGTGCTGTCGGCCGGGCACGGCTCGATGCTGCTCTATTCGCTCTTGCACCTGACCGGCCACGAGGACATGCCGCTGGAGGAGCTGAAGCGCTTCCGCCAGCTCGGCAGCCGCACGGCCGGACACCCCGAATTCGGGCTGGCCGCCGGCATCGAGATGACCACCGGACCGCTGGGCCAGGGCATCGCCACGGCCGTCGGCATGGCGCTGGCGGAGCGGGTGCTGAACGCCCGCTTCGGCGACGATCTGGTGGATCACTACACCTATGTCATCGCCTCCGACGGCGACCTGATGGAGGGGGTGTCGCACGAGGCCGGATCGCTGGCCGGCCATCTGGACCTGTCGCGCCTGATCGTCCTCTGGGACGACAACCGGATCTGCATCGACGGGCCGACGGAGATGTCCTTCACGGACGACACGCTGGCCCGTTTCCGCGCCTATGGCTGGGACGTGCAGACGATCGACGGACACGACGCGCACCAGATCGCCACGGCCATCGAGTACGCCCGCACCACCGACGCCCCGTCGCTGATCGCCTGCCGCACCGTCATCGGCTATGGCGCCCCGACCAAGGCCGGCACCGCCGCCAGCCACGGCTCGCCCCTGGGCGCGGCGGAGGTGGAGGGCGTGCGCAAGGCGCTGAACTGGCCGCACGCGCCCTTCGAGGTGCCCGAGCCGGTCCGCCGCGCCTGGCGCACCGCCGGCCGCCGCTGGGCCGAGGCCGCCGATGCCTGGGAGGAGCGGCTGGCGACGGCCGGGCACGAGCTGCGCGAGGCGTTCCGCCAGGCCGTGGACGGCCGCCTGCCGGCCGAGGCCGACGCCATCATCGACCGGATCAAGCGGGAAGCGTCGGAGACGAAGCCCGCCGTCGCCACCCGGCAGGCCTCCGGCACCGTGCTGGACGCGCTGGTTCCGACGGTGCCGGAGCTGCTGGGCGGCTCCGCCGACCTGACCGGCTCGAACAACACCAAGGCGAAGAACGTCCCCATCATCCGCAAGGGCAGCTACGGCGGCCGCTACCTGCATTACGGCGTGCGCGAGCACGGCATGGCCGCCGCCATGAACGGGCTGGCGCTGCATGGCGGGGTGATCCCCTTCGGCGGCACCTTCCTGACCTTCAGCGACTACTGCCGCCCCTCCATCCGCCTGTCGGCGCTGATGAAGCAGCGGGTCGTCTATGTCATGACCCACGACAGCATCGGCCTGGGCGAGGACGGCCCCACCCACCAGCCGGTGGAGCACATGGCGGCCCTGCGCTGCATCCCCGGCCTTCTGGTCTTCCGTCCGGCGGACGCGGTGGAGACGGCGGAGGTCTGGCAGATCGCGCTGCACCAGAAGGCCCGCCCGTCGGTGCTGGCGCTCACCCGCCAGAACCTGCCCACCCTGCGCACCGTGCACCATGAGGAGAACCTCTCCGCCCGTGGCGCCTATGTGCTGCGCGAGGCGACGGGCGAGCGGCAGGTGACCCTGCTGGCCACGGGGTCGGAGGTCGCCATCGCCGTGGCGGCGCGCGACCTGCTGGAGGCGGACGGGATCGGCACCGCCGTCGTGTCCATGCCGAGCTGGGAACTGTTCGAGGAACAGCCGGCGGAGTACCGCGCCGGCGTGCTGGGCAGCGGCGTGCGCGTGGCCGTGGAGGCCATGGTGCGCTTCGGCTGGGACCGCTGGACGGGGGCCGCGGACGGCACCCCGGGGGCCTTCGTGGGCATGCCCGGATTCGGGGAGTCCGGCCCCTACCAGGATCTCTACCGTCATTTCGGGATCACGCCGGAGGGGGTCGCGGCCGCGGCCCGGGCACGGCTCTAG
- the gap gene encoding type I glyceraldehyde-3-phosphate dehydrogenase yields the protein MAVKVAINGFGRIGRLVLRAIYESGRTDVEVVAINDLADVKTNAHLLKYDSVHGRFPGTVEVDTEGQKLVVNGHAIPCFQQRDPAQLPWRDLGVEVAMECSGIFTKRDDAAKHLTAGAKKVLISAPATDEDITVVYGVNHQKLTAEHKIVSNASCTTNCLAPVAYVLNNAIGIDHGFMTTIHSYTGDQRTVDTMHKDLHRARAAALNIIPTSTGAAKAVGKVLPELKGKLDGTAIRVPTPNVSVVDFKFVAKRATSKEEIASLIQDAAKGPLKGILACYTEDLVSTDFNHDPASSIFALNETKVIEGTFVRIMTWYDNEWGFSNRMSDTAVAMAKAG from the coding sequence ATGGCAGTCAAGGTTGCGATCAACGGGTTCGGCCGCATCGGCCGTCTGGTTCTGCGGGCCATCTACGAGAGCGGCCGCACCGACGTGGAGGTCGTCGCCATCAACGACCTCGCCGACGTGAAGACCAATGCCCACCTGCTGAAGTACGACAGCGTGCATGGCCGCTTCCCCGGCACCGTCGAGGTGGATACCGAGGGCCAGAAGCTGGTCGTCAACGGCCACGCCATCCCCTGCTTCCAGCAGCGCGACCCGGCCCAGCTCCCCTGGCGCGACCTGGGCGTCGAGGTGGCGATGGAATGCTCCGGCATCTTCACCAAGCGCGACGATGCCGCCAAGCATCTGACCGCCGGTGCGAAGAAGGTGCTGATCTCCGCCCCCGCGACGGACGAGGACATCACGGTCGTCTACGGCGTGAACCACCAGAAGCTCACCGCCGAGCACAAGATCGTCTCCAACGCGAGCTGCACGACGAACTGCCTCGCCCCGGTCGCCTATGTGCTGAACAACGCCATCGGCATCGACCATGGCTTCATGACCACGATCCACAGCTACACCGGCGACCAGCGGACCGTGGACACGATGCACAAGGACCTGCATCGGGCCCGCGCCGCCGCGCTGAACATCATCCCGACCTCGACCGGCGCCGCCAAGGCGGTGGGCAAGGTGCTGCCGGAGCTGAAGGGCAAGCTGGACGGTACCGCCATCCGCGTGCCGACGCCGAACGTCTCGGTCGTGGACTTCAAGTTCGTGGCGAAGCGCGCGACCTCCAAGGAGGAGATCGCGTCTCTGATCCAGGACGCCGCCAAGGGCCCGCTGAAGGGCATCCTGGCCTGCTATACCGAGGATCTGGTCTCCACGGACTTCAACCACGACCCCGCCAGCTCCATCTTTGCGCTGAACGAGACCAAGGTCATCGAGGGCACCTTCGTGCGTATCATGACCTGGTACGACAACGAATGGGGCTTCTCCAACCGCATGAGCGACACCGCCGTGGCCATGGCCAAGGCCGGCTGA
- a CDS encoding DUF3126 family protein, producing MTPNEIARLQAYLRKTFGNDRLTVMAPAKKGQPVEVMLGEEFIGTLYRDEDEGDVSYNFNMSILSEDLPSVAPAKGK from the coding sequence ATGACCCCGAACGAGATCGCCCGCCTCCAGGCCTATCTGCGCAAGACCTTCGGCAACGACCGGCTGACCGTGATGGCCCCGGCCAAGAAGGGCCAGCCGGTGGAGGTGATGCTGGGCGAGGAGTTCATCGGCACCCTCTACCGCGACGAGGACGAGGGCGACGTCTCCTACAATTTCAACATGAGCATCCTGTCCGAGGACCTGCCCAGCGTGGCCCCGGCCAAGGGAAAGTGA
- a CDS encoding prolyl oligopeptidase family serine peptidase, with protein sequence MRRTCLALAAAALLAAPAAAAEPAPLSAETMWQLKRIGTPALSPDGRSAVVPVTAYDTATDGRDVDLWLVPTAGGEARQLTSDPAAESEPQWSPDGRWIAFVARRDGDKAAQLYVLPVAGGEARRVTEVPTGVRLPRWLPDSRRIAFLTRVWTDIDDWQEQGRRLAERDSSKMTAKVWDRPPLMFWDQWLDDREAHVYIAALDGGAPVAVTRPTGKAVAFRDPGPVPYDIAPDGTEIAFAVDVDPTGTRPNVDLFVAGIDGSNPRNLTADNPDGSDGSPLYSPDGRWLAFQQQRVYGFYGANAKLMLYDRRAGKTRGLTEDWDRSASGIVWAPDSKALYGAIDDAATRRIYRFAVDGGTPKPVTAGRDFAELGMAGKPAVLVALRQSFSEPPTLVRVDPRNGETTPLTSFNDDLLARTAMGTVESVNYKGAGGDDIQMWVIKPPGFDPKKTYPVFLLLHGGPHNAITDTWQWRWNAHVFAGWGYVVAWHNFHGSSGFGEAFTDSINPDRIDKPYQDTIKAADWLAAQPWADRTRMVAGGGSYGGFLATVLLGREHPFKALIAHAAVYNSYTQEGGDGGGSVDRFGEHWDDPAEFQRYSPHMAAGNFRTPTLVIHGQLDYRVPVNQGIELFHTLQRRGVPSRFIYYPNENHWVLKPQNSVFWYQQVQDWIRNYAPPAGGAAGPGTQPAR encoded by the coding sequence ATGAGAAGAACCTGTCTGGCCCTGGCGGCGGCCGCGCTGCTGGCCGCCCCGGCGGCGGCGGCCGAGCCCGCGCCGTTGAGCGCGGAGACGATGTGGCAGCTCAAGCGCATCGGCACACCCGCGCTTTCGCCCGACGGCCGCTCCGCGGTCGTCCCGGTCACAGCCTACGACACCGCGACGGACGGGCGCGACGTCGATCTCTGGCTGGTTCCGACGGCGGGCGGGGAAGCCCGGCAACTGACCAGTGATCCGGCGGCCGAGAGCGAACCGCAGTGGAGCCCCGACGGGCGCTGGATCGCTTTCGTCGCCAGGCGCGACGGAGACAAGGCGGCGCAGCTCTACGTGCTGCCCGTCGCCGGCGGCGAGGCGCGGCGGGTGACGGAGGTGCCGACCGGGGTGCGGCTGCCGCGCTGGTTGCCGGACAGTCGGCGCATCGCCTTCCTGACCCGGGTCTGGACGGACATCGACGACTGGCAGGAACAGGGCAGGCGCCTTGCCGAGCGCGACTCCTCGAAGATGACCGCCAAGGTCTGGGACAGGCCGCCGCTCATGTTCTGGGACCAGTGGCTGGATGACCGCGAGGCGCATGTCTACATCGCCGCGCTCGACGGCGGCGCGCCGGTGGCGGTGACGCGGCCGACCGGAAAGGCCGTGGCCTTCCGCGATCCAGGACCCGTGCCCTACGACATCGCTCCCGACGGCACGGAGATCGCCTTCGCCGTGGACGTTGACCCGACCGGCACGCGGCCGAACGTGGATCTCTTCGTCGCCGGCATCGACGGCAGCAACCCGCGCAATCTGACGGCGGACAACCCCGACGGCTCCGACGGCTCGCCGCTCTATTCGCCGGACGGGCGCTGGCTCGCCTTCCAGCAGCAGCGCGTCTACGGCTTCTACGGCGCCAATGCGAAGCTGATGCTGTACGACCGCCGCGCCGGGAAGACCCGCGGCCTTACGGAAGACTGGGACAGGTCGGCGTCCGGGATCGTCTGGGCCCCGGATTCCAAGGCGCTCTACGGCGCCATCGACGATGCCGCCACGCGCCGCATCTACCGCTTCGCGGTGGACGGCGGAACGCCGAAGCCGGTCACCGCCGGCCGGGATTTCGCCGAACTGGGGATGGCCGGCAAGCCGGCGGTCCTGGTGGCGCTGCGGCAGTCCTTCAGCGAGCCGCCGACACTGGTCCGGGTCGATCCCCGCAACGGCGAGACCACCCCCCTTACCAGCTTCAACGACGATCTGCTGGCCCGCACGGCGATGGGCACGGTGGAGAGCGTGAACTACAAGGGGGCCGGTGGCGACGATATCCAGATGTGGGTGATCAAGCCGCCCGGCTTCGACCCGAAGAAGACCTATCCCGTCTTCCTGCTGCTGCACGGCGGCCCGCACAATGCGATCACCGACACCTGGCAGTGGCGCTGGAACGCGCACGTCTTCGCCGGCTGGGGCTATGTCGTGGCCTGGCACAATTTCCACGGCTCCAGCGGTTTCGGCGAGGCCTTCACCGACAGCATCAATCCCGACCGCATCGACAAGCCCTATCAGGACACGATCAAGGCTGCGGACTGGCTGGCGGCGCAGCCCTGGGCGGACCGCACGCGCATGGTGGCCGGCGGCGGCAGCTACGGCGGGTTCCTCGCCACCGTGCTGCTGGGGCGCGAGCATCCGTTCAAGGCGCTGATCGCGCACGCTGCGGTCTACAACAGCTACACGCAGGAAGGCGGGGACGGTGGCGGTTCGGTGGACCGCTTCGGCGAGCACTGGGACGATCCGGCGGAATTCCAGCGCTACTCGCCGCACATGGCGGCGGGGAACTTCAGAACCCCGACGCTGGTGATCCATGGCCAGCTCGACTACCGGGTGCCGGTGAACCAGGGCATCGAGCTGTTCCACACCTTGCAGCGGCGCGGCGTGCCGTCCCGCTTCATCTACTACCCGAACGAGAACCACTGGGTCCTGAAGCCCCAGAACTCGGTCTTCTGGTATCAGCAGGTGCAGGACTGGATCAGAAACTACGCGCCGCCGGCCGGCGGGGCCGCCGGCCCCGGCACGCAGCCGGCGCGGTGA
- a CDS encoding class I fructose-bisphosphate aldolase yields the protein MKLTRRVKEILSWYESDNPGTKANLARILMEGRLGGSGKLVILPVDQGFEHGPARSFGVNPPAYDPHYHFQLAIDAGLSAYAAPLGPLEAGAGTFAGSIPLILKMNSSNSLSRLKEGADQAVTASIDDALRLGCSAIGFTIYPGSDAMFGQFEEIRELSREAKSKGLATVIWSYPRGGEITKKGELALDIDAYAAHMAALLGAHIIKVKLPTADLEQEEARRIYEQTKVPRETLTDRVKHIMQASFNGRRIVVFSGGAHKGEDAIFDDARAIRDGGGNGSIIGRNAFQRPREEALALLDRLVRIYQGKE from the coding sequence ATGAAGCTGACCCGGCGCGTCAAGGAAATCCTCTCCTGGTATGAGAGCGACAATCCCGGCACCAAGGCCAATCTGGCCCGCATCCTGATGGAGGGGCGGCTGGGCGGCAGCGGCAAGCTGGTGATCCTGCCGGTCGATCAGGGCTTCGAGCACGGCCCCGCGCGCAGCTTCGGCGTCAATCCGCCGGCCTACGATCCGCACTACCATTTCCAGCTCGCCATCGACGCCGGCCTGTCGGCCTATGCCGCCCCGCTCGGCCCGCTGGAGGCCGGGGCCGGCACCTTCGCCGGCTCCATCCCGCTGATCCTGAAGATGAACAGCTCCAACAGCCTGTCCCGGCTGAAGGAGGGCGCGGACCAGGCGGTGACCGCCAGCATCGACGACGCTCTGCGCCTGGGCTGCTCGGCCATCGGCTTCACCATCTATCCCGGCTCCGACGCCATGTTCGGCCAGTTCGAGGAAATCCGCGAGCTGTCGCGCGAGGCCAAGTCCAAGGGGCTGGCGACCGTGATCTGGTCCTACCCGCGCGGCGGGGAGATCACCAAGAAGGGCGAGCTGGCGCTGGACATCGACGCCTACGCCGCGCACATGGCCGCCCTGCTGGGCGCCCACATCATCAAGGTCAAGCTGCCGACCGCCGACCTGGAGCAGGAGGAGGCGCGCAGGATCTACGAGCAGACGAAGGTCCCGCGCGAGACCCTGACCGACCGCGTGAAGCACATCATGCAGGCGTCCTTCAACGGCCGCCGCATCGTCGTCTTCTCCGGCGGCGCGCACAAGGGCGAGGACGCGATCTTCGACGATGCCCGTGCCATCCGCGACGGCGGCGGCAACGGTTCCATCATCGGCCGCAACGCCTTCCAGCGCCCGCGCGAGGAGGCCCTGGCCCTGCTGGACAGGCTGGTCCGCATTTACCAGGGCAAGGAATAA
- the thiE gene encoding thiamine phosphate synthase, with the protein MTDCRLYLITPPAFDPQAFAPTLAAALDAGDVACVQLRLKDAPDEAILRAVEVLRPLVQARDVAFILNDRPDLAARSGCDGVHVGQEDTPYREARRLVGADAIVGVTCHDSRHLAMVAGEEGADYVAFGAFFPTGTKEPKTTADPEILTWWQEMMEVPCVAIGGITVETAPLLVQAGADFLAVCGGVWNHPAGPAAAVADFNRVMRG; encoded by the coding sequence ATGACCGACTGCCGCCTGTACCTGATCACCCCGCCCGCCTTCGACCCGCAGGCGTTCGCCCCCACGCTGGCCGCGGCCCTGGATGCCGGCGACGTCGCCTGCGTGCAGCTCCGCCTCAAGGACGCGCCCGACGAGGCGATCCTGCGGGCGGTGGAGGTGCTGCGGCCGCTGGTGCAGGCCCGCGACGTGGCCTTCATCCTGAACGACCGGCCGGACCTCGCCGCACGGTCGGGCTGCGACGGGGTGCATGTCGGGCAGGAGGACACGCCCTACCGCGAGGCGCGGCGGCTGGTCGGGGCAGACGCCATCGTCGGCGTGACCTGCCATGACAGCCGCCACCTCGCCATGGTGGCCGGCGAGGAAGGGGCGGACTACGTCGCCTTCGGCGCCTTCTTCCCGACCGGGACCAAGGAGCCGAAGACCACGGCCGATCCGGAGATCCTGACCTGGTGGCAGGAGATGATGGAGGTGCCGTGCGTCGCCATCGGCGGCATCACTGTAGAGACGGCGCCGCTGCTGGTGCAGGCCGGGGCCGACTTCCTGGCCGTCTGCGGCGGCGTCTGGAACCACCCCGCCGGTCCCGCCGCCGCGGTGGCCGACTTCAACCGCGTGATGCGGGGCTGA
- the epmA gene encoding EF-P lysine aminoacylase EpmA: MTSLPPIPPSVLPSALPWWHPDAFARRSTALAARGRITRAVRAWFEAEDFAEVETPALQVSPGLEVHLQAFSTELRGPHPDDRRVLHLHTSPEFAMKKLLAAGLPRLFQLAHVFRNGERSATHHPEFSMLEWYRAGAGYTDLMRDCEALVRAACRAGGTDLLRRGEATCDPFGAWEVLSVADAFRRYADVDLLATAPDPLRPDPALLAAEAARIGIRTAPGDTWEDLFFRISLERIEPRLGYGRPTFLADYPVSMAALARAKPGDPRVAERFELYACGVELANAFGELTDPAVQRARFEADMAEKQRLYGERYPLDEEFLDALALMPESAGIALGFDRLVMLVTGAARIEDVLWAPVAAPAVSPASRG, translated from the coding sequence ATGACGTCCCTGCCGCCGATTCCGCCCTCCGTGCTGCCGTCCGCCCTTCCCTGGTGGCACCCCGACGCCTTCGCCCGCCGCAGCACCGCGCTTGCGGCGCGGGGCCGCATCACCCGGGCCGTGCGCGCCTGGTTCGAGGCGGAGGACTTCGCCGAGGTCGAGACACCGGCGCTCCAGGTCTCGCCGGGGCTGGAGGTGCATCTCCAGGCCTTCTCGACGGAACTCCGGGGTCCGCATCCCGACGACCGGCGGGTGCTGCACCTGCACACCTCCCCCGAATTCGCCATGAAGAAGCTGCTGGCGGCGGGGCTGCCGCGGCTGTTCCAGCTTGCGCACGTCTTCCGCAACGGGGAGCGGTCGGCGACCCATCATCCCGAGTTCAGCATGCTGGAATGGTATCGCGCCGGGGCCGGCTACACCGACCTGATGCGCGACTGCGAGGCGCTGGTGCGGGCCGCCTGCCGCGCGGGCGGGACGGACCTGCTGCGCCGGGGAGAGGCGACGTGCGATCCCTTCGGGGCGTGGGAGGTGCTCAGCGTCGCCGATGCCTTCCGGCGCTACGCGGACGTGGACCTGCTGGCGACGGCCCCCGACCCGCTGCGGCCCGATCCCGCGTTGCTGGCGGCGGAGGCGGCGCGCATCGGCATCCGCACCGCGCCGGGCGACACCTGGGAAGACCTGTTCTTCCGCATCAGCCTGGAACGGATCGAGCCCCGTCTCGGCTACGGACGGCCGACCTTCCTGGCCGACTATCCGGTGTCCATGGCCGCGCTGGCGCGGGCCAAGCCGGGCGACCCGCGGGTGGCGGAGCGGTTCGAGCTGTATGCCTGCGGCGTCGAGCTGGCGAACGCCTTCGGGGAGCTGACCGATCCCGCCGTGCAGCGCGCCCGGTTCGAGGCAGACATGGCGGAGAAGCAGCGCCTGTACGGCGAGCGCTACCCGCTGGACGAGGAGTTCCTCGACGCCCTGGCCCTGATGCCGGAGAGCGCGGGCATCGCGCTGGGCTTCGACCGGCTGGTGATGCTCGTCACCGGCGCGGCGCGGATCGAGGACGTGCTCTGGGCGCCGGTGGCGGCGCCTGCCGTCAGCCCCGCATCACGCGGTTGA
- a CDS encoding lipid II:glycine glycyltransferase FemX, giving the protein MGSDTLPTLRILWDVGRISEWYSALAEVPCSTLTQCFGYAQAMATVEKWKPRLGLIELADRPVGLVVVMEKRMMGLVRVVRIHRGPLIRPEAAKPAVVAQVLKLLREAYPSGPTRWTAIVPELPATEENAAILRWAGFRRMGGPGYRTLWLDLTQDEATLRRRMAQSWRNALNKAERSGLTVELDRTGTLLPWLLEEYARDKAAKGYRGASAPLLTRMRTGMHKDGDVLILRALLDGVPVAGILVFGHGRAATYQIGWNGPEGRRCNANNLLLWRAVQELKAQGRLRFDLGGILPDQAPGVTAFKRGLGGEEVELVGAWA; this is encoded by the coding sequence GTGGGGTCAGACACGCTTCCGACGCTCCGCATCCTGTGGGACGTCGGCCGCATCAGCGAATGGTACAGCGCCCTGGCGGAGGTGCCGTGCAGCACCCTGACCCAGTGCTTCGGCTATGCCCAGGCCATGGCGACGGTGGAGAAGTGGAAGCCGCGCCTGGGCCTGATCGAACTGGCCGACCGGCCGGTCGGGCTGGTCGTCGTGATGGAGAAGCGGATGATGGGGCTGGTGCGCGTCGTGCGCATCCACCGCGGACCGCTGATCCGGCCGGAGGCGGCGAAGCCGGCCGTCGTGGCGCAGGTGCTGAAGCTGCTGCGCGAGGCCTATCCGTCCGGTCCGACGCGCTGGACCGCCATCGTGCCCGAACTGCCCGCGACGGAGGAGAACGCCGCCATCCTGCGCTGGGCCGGGTTCCGCCGGATGGGCGGCCCCGGCTACCGCACCCTCTGGCTGGATCTGACGCAGGACGAAGCCACCTTGCGCCGGCGCATGGCGCAGAGCTGGCGCAACGCCCTGAACAAGGCCGAACGTTCCGGCCTGACGGTGGAGCTGGACCGCACGGGGACCCTGCTGCCCTGGCTCCTGGAGGAATACGCCCGCGACAAGGCGGCCAAGGGCTACCGCGGCGCCTCCGCCCCGCTGCTGACCCGGATGCGGACCGGCATGCACAAGGACGGCGACGTGCTGATCCTGCGCGCCCTGCTGGACGGCGTACCCGTGGCCGGCATCCTGGTCTTCGGCCACGGCCGGGCCGCCACCTACCAGATCGGCTGGAACGGGCCGGAGGGGCGCCGCTGCAACGCCAACAACCTGCTGCTCTGGCGCGCGGTGCAGGAACTGAAGGCGCAGGGGCGCCTGCGCTTCGACCTGGGCGGCATCCTGCCGGACCAGGCGCCCGGCGTGACCGCCTTCAAGCGCGGCCTGGGCGGCGAGGAGGTCGAACTGGTGGGCGCCTGGGCCTGA
- a CDS encoding peptidoglycan -binding protein, which yields MPGFGGRRGGRGAAVDIWPGWVDALSSLLMVIVFLLLVFVLAQVYLSSALQGRDRQLAEVNRRIAELADMLALERETSGGLRADVAQLTDRLRSTLARGEQLQADIAALAGERDALAAREAGLKGSVESERALGDEARAQVELLNQQVAALREQLARVAAALEVSEGKGREQEAQIADLGNRLNVALADKVTELARYRSEFFGRLREALGERDDVRVVGDRFVFQSEVLFGSGSVELGEAGKERLSRLAETLKEIAARVPPEVDWVLRVDGHTDSVPIRSARFPSNWELSTARATAVVKYLIDQGIPADRLAAAGFGQYQPLDPGTSAEALARNRRIEIKLDAR from the coding sequence ATGCCCGGCTTCGGCGGCCGGCGGGGCGGGCGGGGGGCGGCGGTGGACATCTGGCCCGGCTGGGTGGATGCGCTGTCCTCCCTGCTGATGGTGATCGTCTTCCTGCTGCTGGTCTTCGTGCTGGCGCAGGTCTACCTGTCCAGCGCCCTGCAGGGCCGTGACCGCCAGCTCGCGGAGGTCAACCGCCGCATCGCCGAACTGGCGGACATGCTGGCGCTGGAACGGGAAACGTCGGGCGGCCTGCGTGCCGACGTGGCGCAACTGACCGACCGGCTGCGCAGCACTCTGGCCCGCGGGGAGCAGCTCCAGGCCGACATCGCCGCCCTGGCCGGAGAGCGCGACGCCCTGGCCGCGCGGGAGGCCGGGCTGAAGGGCAGTGTGGAGTCAGAGCGGGCGCTGGGCGACGAGGCGCGCGCCCAGGTGGAGTTGCTGAACCAGCAGGTCGCCGCCCTGCGCGAGCAGCTTGCCCGGGTGGCGGCGGCGCTGGAGGTGTCGGAGGGGAAGGGGCGGGAGCAGGAGGCGCAGATCGCCGACCTGGGCAACCGGCTGAACGTCGCCCTGGCCGACAAGGTGACGGAGCTGGCCCGCTACCGCTCGGAATTCTTCGGCCGGCTGCGCGAGGCGCTGGGGGAGCGCGACGACGTGCGCGTCGTGGGCGACCGCTTCGTCTTCCAGTCGGAGGTGCTGTTCGGCAGCGGCAGCGTCGAACTGGGCGAGGCCGGCAAGGAACGTCTGTCCCGGCTGGCGGAGACGCTGAAGGAGATCGCGGCCCGGGTGCCGCCGGAGGTGGACTGGGTGCTGCGCGTGGACGGGCATACCGACAGCGTGCCGATCCGCTCCGCCCGCTTCCCCAGCAACTGGGAGCTTTCCACGGCGCGCGCCACGGCGGTGGTGAAGTACCTGATCGACCAGGGCATCCCGGCCGACCGGCTGGCCGCGGCCGGCTTCGGCCAGTACCAGCCGCTCGATCCCGGCACCTCGGCCGAGGCCCTGGCCCGCAACCGCCGCATCGAGATCAAGCTGGACGCGCGTTAG
- a CDS encoding OmpA family protein: protein MVPPHFRAPMHSVQQNRFLFRAPLRRGVLCAAGLAAALLALSPAQAQTGDNTTATAPAPAVRVPGRKPPVPPPPAVETPATPVVPKPGQRTGLIKAPPAYLPEVTPIPPAADPEGVPPAPRTDLPPPPETRVAPGPVPAEVAGRAAVAIDFAPGSDGLGAAAEPVLQGVARRLAEAPGDRLELRAHATLGADGETGARRLALARALAVRSKLMALGVPKQRMLVFALGTDGAEGGADRVELSFRR, encoded by the coding sequence ATGGTGCCGCCACATTTCCGGGCTCCGATGCACAGCGTGCAGCAGAACCGCTTCCTCTTCCGTGCCCCGCTCCGCCGCGGCGTCCTCTGTGCCGCCGGCCTTGCCGCTGCGCTGCTCGCCCTGAGCCCGGCGCAGGCACAGACCGGCGACAACACGACGGCAACGGCCCCGGCCCCCGCCGTGCGGGTGCCCGGTCGCAAGCCGCCCGTGCCGCCGCCGCCCGCGGTGGAGACTCCGGCCACGCCCGTGGTGCCGAAGCCCGGGCAGCGGACCGGCCTCATCAAGGCGCCGCCGGCCTATCTGCCGGAAGTGACCCCGATTCCCCCCGCGGCGGACCCGGAGGGCGTGCCGCCCGCGCCGCGGACGGACCTGCCGCCGCCGCCGGAAACCCGCGTCGCGCCCGGCCCCGTGCCGGCGGAGGTGGCCGGTCGCGCTGCCGTGGCGATCGACTTCGCCCCCGGTTCCGACGGACTCGGCGCCGCGGCCGAGCCTGTGCTCCAGGGTGTCGCCCGGCGGCTGGCCGAGGCGCCGGGCGACCGGCTGGAACTGCGGGCCCATGCGACCCTGGGGGCCGACGGGGAGACGGGGGCGCGCCGGCTGGCGCTGGCCCGCGCGCTCGCCGTGCGGTCAAAGCTGATGGCGCTGGGCGTCCCGAAGCAGCGGATGCTGGTCTTCGCGCTCGGCACCGACGGCGCCGAAGGGGGAGCCGACCGGGTTGAGCTTTCCTTCCGGCGCTGA